TCGTATCTTTTGCACGACTTTCCATGTTTCTTCATCAATGATTGCTTCATGGGTATTTTTGAATACTACCCAATCTTCAGGGTCATTCCATATCTTCTTATTCGTTTTATAGGATTGTTTGCGTGTTTTAAAGTTTATCGTATGCCCTAAATATTCCTGTTTTTCTAAAATGTTTGCAACTGATCGTCCTTGCCAGGCAAAGGGATTACTTGGTTTTCGTGCAGCAATATTAATGCCTTTATTCCGAAAGTGAACACTTGGCACGATAATTTCTTTTTTCTTAAGTTCCCTTGCAATTTGCGTTGGACCAAGTCCAGAAATACACAGTTTGAAAATTAAGCGAACAACTTTCGCTGCTTCTTCATCGACAATCCATTTCGTATTATCATCGGGATGTTTTAAATACCCGTAAGGTGCAGTTGTAGATAAAGATTTGCCTGATTGTCCTTTTGATTGAAAGCTTGCTCTAATCTTCTTACTTGTGTCTTTGGCATACCATTTATTGATTATATTTAAGAATGGTGTGAAATCACTGTCTTGCTGATTGGTGCTGTCGATTCCGTTATTAATGGCAATAAATCTTACGTCTGCTTCAGGAAATACAACTTCTGTATAATAACCAACTTTCAAATAATCTCTCCCGAATCGTGACATATCTTTAATAATGACAGTATCGACAACACCTGCTTGTACATCAGCAATCATACGATTAAAGTCGGGACGATCAAATGTTGTTCCACTAAAGCCATCATCGACATAAAACTGCGTCGGATAAAACCCATTTTCTTCTGCATATTTCTGTAAGATAGCCTTTTGATTCACAATACTATTTGAATCACCCGCAAGTTCATCATCTCTTGATAATCTACAATAAAGTGCTGTTACCTTTTCTGAATCAGTACGAATCGCTGAATAATGATTGATTGGTTGTTTCATCATGGACTGTCTAAACATTTTTACCTTCCTTTCCGACAGTC
The genomic region above belongs to Massilibacterium senegalense and contains:
- a CDS encoding recombinase family protein, coding for MFRQSMMKQPINHYSAIRTDSEKVTALYCRLSRDDELAGDSNSIVNQKAILQKYAEENGFYPTQFYVDDGFSGTTFDRPDFNRMIADVQAGVVDTVIIKDMSRFGRDYLKVGYYTEVVFPEADVRFIAINNGIDSTNQQDSDFTPFLNIINKWYAKDTSKKIRASFQSKGQSGKSLSTTAPYGYLKHPDDNTKWIVDEEAAKVVRLIFKLCISGLGPTQIARELKKKEIIVPSVHFRNKGINIAARKPSNPFAWQGRSVANILEKQEYLGHTINFKTRKQSYKTNKKIWNDPEDWVVFKNTHEAIIDEETWKVVQKIREGKRRPAKLGPMSVLSGMMFCADCGAKLYQVRGKRIPKHLEYFVCATYRKQKGMCTSHRIRNEVVEQLLLEDLKRITAFARNHEEEFTQVVLQQFERDLSQKQRKDERTFEEVKARMKSLDTIIEKLYEDNVFGKISDGSFHKISEGYEAEQSELKVKMHQLQAELNKARENIINTKQFLQLVKGHTEISTISPELIREFVDKIIVYQAEKVNGKQEQRIKIYYNCIGAIETIPSK